A region of the Acidisoma sp. PAMC 29798 genome:
CAGGCGTCTATATCGGCGCGTGGACGGACCCCAAGACCAAGATCACGCATTATCTTCGACACGATGGACCGGAGCATATCGGCGCGATTGCACCGACCCGCAGCGGCAAGGGCGTGGGCCTGGTGCTGCCGACGCTGCTTTCGTATCCGCATTCCTGCGTCGTGAACGACATGAAGGGCGAGCTTTGGGGGCAGACTGCCGGGTGGCGGCAAGCGCATGCCAAAAACATCGTCATCAAGTTCGATCCGGCGGCAGCCGAGGGAAGCGGGAGCTTCAACCCGCTCAACGAAATTCGGCTCGATTCCATTCATGCCGTTGCAGACACGCAGAACCTCGTAACCATGATCGTGGACCCCGATGGTCGGGGTCTTAATGATCATTGGGCGAAGACATCACACGCGCTGCTGACGGGTCTCGTCCTGCATATCCTGCACACGACTTGGGAAAAGCGGGATTTGGGCAAGAAAGTTGAGGAAGCCACCCTCTATGATGTTTCCTTTTACCTGTCCGACCCCAATCGCGACGTGAAGATGCTTTACGAGGAGATGAAAAACACTCTTGCGGAGGTCAATAAAAACGACTCGCACCGCCCAAACATGAACAAAGCCAAGGAAGACGTGCTGAAGGACGCCCGCGCCGTCATCGCCGCCGCAGGCCGCGATATGCTCAACAGGCCCGACAATGAGCGGGGCTCCGTTCTCTCGACAGCGATGTCGTTTCTGTCCCTTTATCGCGATCCGCTTGTTCGGAAAAATACGTCTCGTAGTGATTTCAGGATTCACGACCTGATGAATCACGAACAACCCGTGGCGCTCTATCTGGTGGTGCGGCCGAGTGACAAAGATCGGCTCCGCCCTCTTGTCCGCTTGGTGTTGAATCAGATCGTGCGGACGCTGACCCGAGACGAGTTGAAGCGGTTGGACGATGGCCGCTTTGTCTCGCCACACAAGCGGCAATTGCTTCTCATGCTGGACGAGTTTGCCGGCTCCTTCGGCAAGCTCGATATCTTCGAGGAGTCGCTGTCCTTTATCGCCGGCTATGGTCTGAAGGCGTACATCATTCTGCAGGACCGCGAGCAGCTTCTAAAATCCTACGGTCCACACGAGAACATTATCAGCAATCTGCATATTCGTGTCGCCTATGCACCCAACCAGACGCAGACGGGCGAATGGATTTCCGAGCTGCTAGGCACCACGACCATCATCAAAGAGGACGTGACAGAGAGCGGAAAGCGTGGCGGCAGCCTTAACCAGATTAGCCGCTCCTATCGCGAAATCGAGCGGCCTTTGATGACGGCCGATGAGGTCATGCATATGCGGGCGCCCAGCAAGGAAGCGGAGACCGGAAAAATCACCGATGCCGGCGACATGCTGATATTCGGTGCGGGGCAATACGCGATCTACGGCACCCAGATTCTTTACTTCATGGACAAAGCGTTTTTAGCGCGGTCGGTCCTCAAGCCGCCGGAAACCATGCGCACCACCTACACGGTGCCCACGCCGCTTATCGCGGCGTCGAAGTCTGGCACGCGGCCCAAGGAGGCGGTTGTTGCGCCGTTCCAGGCATGACGGCGGCTGGCCTGCTGCTTGAGCACCAGCACCGCCTATTTGGTCGAAGGCGCGCTTTGACCGGGCGCGAGAAGCGCCGCGTCATTGCCGGAATTGTTGGCGCGGCCGTTGCGGTCGTCGGGTTCGTGGTCGGGTGCCATAGTGCCGGTCTTTGGATCAACACGACCGATTCACTGCCTGTGGGCCTGTGGCGGGAGGTTCCCGGCCAGGCCGCTGAGCCGGGTGATGTCGTGTTGCTCTGCCTGCCGGCCACGCCCGCCATCGAGCTGGGCCAATCACGCGGATATATCGCGCCAGGCGCTTGCTCGACCGGCCAGGAAATCCTCTTGAAGCCGATCGCCGCCGGGGCTGGCGACATGGTTGTCGTCTCGTCTGACGGAATCACTGTCAACGGTCGCGAGCTGGCCAATAGCGCCCAGCTCGTCCGCGACAGCCGGGGCCGCCCGCTGCCGCATGTCGCGGCCGGCCGCTACCGCGTGCCACCCGGCGAAATCTGGCTGGTCTCGCCGCATAATCCGCGCAGCTTCGATAGTCGGTATTTTGGTCCGGTCTCTGCGACCTTGGTTCGGGCGCATATGCGACCCGTATGGGTGTTCGACTGATGGTGCCCTGCATCGCGATCGGTGACGGGGTAGCGCTTGGGCTCGCCCGAGGGCGTCCTGAATGCGTAGCGGCGGCCGTGCAGGGCATTTCATCGGTCGCCTTCGTCGCCTCTGACCTTGGCCGCCTCAAGCCGGCACAGACCGCCATTATCAGCCTCGGCGCCAGCGATGCGCCAGGCGCCGATACGACTGGCAGCCTGCGGCGGCTGCGTCAGGCGGTGACGGCGGAACGGGTTATCTGGCTTGTTCCGAATGCGTCCCCGGCCGTGCGGCTTGCCATCACGACGGTTGCCGCCGAGTGGCGGGACAGCTTGATCGATACCAGGCCGGCTTTGCCCGCCGAGGCGATGGCTCAAGTGGCGCCGGGCGCGTCTCAAGCCGTGCCCGTGCCGACGCCAGGCTTGCACGTGGCCACGGGGGCAGACCCTGAGGCTGCCCTTATGGCATGTGGGTCGAGCGTCGATCCTTCGACCTTGCGCGCCATCATGCGCGTGGAGAGCGGCGCGCAGGTCTATGCAATCAACGTCAATGGCGCGCCTTACCAACCGTCTCTGGCTTCCACCCCGGCCGATGCGACGGCCGAGGCACAAGCCTGGATCGCGCGGGGCTACAGTGTTGATTTGGGCTTGATGCAGGTGAATAGCCGGAACTTGCAGAGTCTTGGCTTCACCGTCGCGCAGATGTTCGATCCTTGCACCAATATTCAAGCGGGCGCGTCAATCCTGACCGCTGATTATCTCTCTGCATCGGCGGCCCGTACCAATCCGCAAGATGCTCTGAAAGCCGCTCTGTCTGCCTACAACACCGGCAATTTCGAGCGCGGTTTCTACAACGGCTATGTCGCCAAATACTACGGACCCGGTGCCGAGATTGGCTATCAGCCAATCGTCACCGCAGCCGCCTATCGGCCACACCATGCCGGGCGGGTTCTGCCGCCCAATCCTTACACCGCTAGTCCTGGTGTTTATTCGAGGGAGGCCGCCAATGAGTGACGAGATTCCAAAAACGCAAGTCGGTCAGATAAAACAGATCGAGACCACGCCTTACGTGTCGCAAGACCTCGCGGATTTCGGAATACCGGGCGTTTGGGTTGAAGTCGATCCCGAGACTGCCGAACAGATGGGCGCATTCGAGGAAACCGCCGTCACTCTCGCAGAGACGGAGGATGACGATGGCAACTGAATACGCGAAGAAGGTTGCCGAAGGGCTGATCGAGCAACTAAAGCAAGGTACCGCACCGTGGCAAAAGCCGTGGCAGCCGGGCGAGCAGTTCATGCCCTACAATCCGACGACCGGCAAAGATTATCGTGG
Encoded here:
- the traF gene encoding conjugative transfer signal peptidase TraF; this encodes MTGREKRRVIAGIVGAAVAVVGFVVGCHSAGLWINTTDSLPVGLWREVPGQAAEPGDVVLLCLPATPAIELGQSRGYIAPGACSTGQEILLKPIAAGAGDMVVVSSDGITVNGRELANSAQLVRDSRGRPLPHVAAGRYRVPPGEIWLVSPHNPRSFDSRYFGPVSATLVRAHMRPVWVFD
- a CDS encoding lytic transglycosylase domain-containing protein, whose product is MGVRLMVPCIAIGDGVALGLARGRPECVAAAVQGISSVAFVASDLGRLKPAQTAIISLGASDAPGADTTGSLRRLRQAVTAERVIWLVPNASPAVRLAITTVAAEWRDSLIDTRPALPAEAMAQVAPGASQAVPVPTPGLHVATGADPEAALMACGSSVDPSTLRAIMRVESGAQVYAINVNGAPYQPSLASTPADATAEAQAWIARGYSVDLGLMQVNSRNLQSLGFTVAQMFDPCTNIQAGASILTADYLSASAARTNPQDALKAALSAYNTGNFERGFYNGYVAKYYGPGAEIGYQPIVTAAAYRPHHAGRVLPPNPYTASPGVYSREAANE
- a CDS encoding type IV secretory system conjugative DNA transfer family protein — protein: MGIMPNIPTLPATKKGSPRRALIGMGIMGGGVAALNSAVTQFVAWRLHYDPALGVPWFAHYYAPWAWTQWAQAPWAGSVSNTFQLAGAGVMVVIAGGILIGVQISGSARRRPQKIEGLHGTARWITTVEELRAIGFLPKEGEQGAGVYIGAWTDPKTKITHYLRHDGPEHIGAIAPTRSGKGVGLVLPTLLSYPHSCVVNDMKGELWGQTAGWRQAHAKNIVIKFDPAAAEGSGSFNPLNEIRLDSIHAVADTQNLVTMIVDPDGRGLNDHWAKTSHALLTGLVLHILHTTWEKRDLGKKVEEATLYDVSFYLSDPNRDVKMLYEEMKNTLAEVNKNDSHRPNMNKAKEDVLKDARAVIAAAGRDMLNRPDNERGSVLSTAMSFLSLYRDPLVRKNTSRSDFRIHDLMNHEQPVALYLVVRPSDKDRLRPLVRLVLNQIVRTLTRDELKRLDDGRFVSPHKRQLLLMLDEFAGSFGKLDIFEESLSFIAGYGLKAYIILQDREQLLKSYGPHENIISNLHIRVAYAPNQTQTGEWISELLGTTTIIKEDVTESGKRGGSLNQISRSYREIERPLMTADEVMHMRAPSKEAETGKITDAGDMLIFGAGQYAIYGTQILYFMDKAFLARSVLKPPETMRTTYTVPTPLIAASKSGTRPKEAVVAPFQA